The following coding sequences are from one Gossypium hirsutum isolate 1008001.06 chromosome A12, Gossypium_hirsutum_v2.1, whole genome shotgun sequence window:
- the LOC107946809 gene encoding protein BREVIS RADIX — translation MFTCIACTKQMADGGEEVEGARGSGTPSTKEAVRSLTTQIKDMALKFSGAYKQCKPCTGSSSYKKGSRPYPDFDAASEGVPYPYMGGSSSSTPAWDFTSASHHPGRSDSRFTGAFSGDRTPGYRESFSVQDLVLEDEDEPKEWMAQVEPGVHITFVSLPNGGNDLKRIRFSREMFNKWQAQRWWGENYDRIMELYNVQRFNRQALHTPPRSEDETQRDSTYSRVGSAMESPMAHWTPRNNYKPYSAGPSGFCPGGTRGDASFDASRTTTSSRDEPSVSVSNASEMEAEWVEQDEPGVYITIRQLADGTRELRRVRFSRERFGEVNAKQWWEENRERIQAQYL, via the exons atgtttacgTGCATAGCCTGCACAAAGCAAATGGCGGATGGAGGTGAAGAAGTAGAAGGAGCGCGTGGAAGTGGCACTCCCAGCACCAAAGAAGCTGTCAGAAGCCTGACCACGCAG ATCAAGGATATGGCATTGAAATTTTCTGGAGCTTACAAGCAATGCAAGCCTTGCACAGGCTCCAGCAGCTACAAGAAAGGAAGTCGACCATATCCAGATTTTGATGCTGCTTCAGAAGGGGTTCCTTACCCCTACATGGGTGGAAGCTCTAGCTCAACGCCTGCATGGGACTTTACCAGTGCCAGTCATCATCCAGGAAGGTCAGATTCCAGATTTACAGGGGCATTCAGCGGTGACAGAACTCCTGGCTATAGGGAGTCTTTCTCGGTCCAGGACCTGGTGTTAGAAGATGAGGATGAGCCCAAAGAATGGATGGCACAAGTGGAGCCTGGGGTTCATATAACATTTGTCTCTCTCCCTAATGGAGGAAATGATCTAAAACGGATTCGATTCAG CCGGGAGATGTTTAACAAGTGGCAAGCGCAGCGGTGGTGGGGTGAGAATTATGATAGAATCATGGAGCTCTACAATGTACAGAGATTTAATCGTCAAGCATTACATACTCCCCCAAGGTCTGAGGATGAG ACGCAGAGGGATTCGACATACTCGAGGGTGGGATCGGCAATGGAAAGCCCCATGGCTCATTGGACGCCAAGAAACAACTATAAGCCTTACAGTGCAGGGCCTAGTGGGTTTTGTCCGGGTGGCACAAGAGGGGATGCATCATTTGATGCTTCACGGACGACCACCTCCTCTAGAGATGAGCCTTCTGTTTCGGTGAGCAATGCGAGTGAGATGGAGGCAGAATGGGTTGAACAGGATGAACCAGGGGTTTACATTACCATCAGACAGTTAGCTGATGGCACCAGGGAACTCCGGCGTGTCAGATTCAG CCGCGAAAGATTTGGAGAAGTAAATGCAAAGCAGTGGTGGGAGGAGAACAGAGAAAGGATACAAGCACAATACCTTTAA
- the LOC107946808 gene encoding cyclin-dependent kinase F-4: MERYKLLREVGDGTFGCVWRAINKLSGEVVAIKKMKKKYCSWEECVNLREVKSLRRMNHPNIVKLKEVIRENNVLYFVFEYMECNLYQLMKDREKHFSEVEIRNWCFQVFQGLAYMHQCGYFHRDLKPENLLVSRDIIKIADFGLAREISSHPPYTEYVSTRWYRAPEILLQSYLYTSKVDMWAMGAIMAELFTLRPLFPGASEADEIYKICSVLGTPTKYTWSDGLNLARSINYQFPKVPGVHLSLLVPSASDDAINLITSLCSWDPCKRPSAAEALRHPFFQSCYYVPPSLRPKAAVSGTPPSVGVKGTWEQQSPRRFSGFLPNAKLTGNHSTLKANASLGTGVQRKLEMVNQDLNKNDKSLKSFAKQPRYRPPGRKSPFATSINKDRNAIGASDVAEKLANVTIGNRRLNVGQIRHSEYKGWGSVDCGF; encoded by the exons ATGGAGAG GTACAAGTTACTCAGGGAAGTTGGTGACGGGACATTTGGTTGTGTGTGGAGAGCTATTAATAAGCTGTCTGGTGAAGTT GTTGCAAttaagaaaatgaagaagaaatattGCTCGTGGGAAGAGTGTGTGAATCTGAGAGAAGTTAAG TCTCTGAGGAGAATGAATCATCCCAATATTGTGAAGCTTAAGGAAGTCATCAGGGAAAATAATGTTCTGTACTTTGTGTTTGAATATATG GAATGCAATCTTTACCAGCTTATGAAAGACAGAGAAAAGCATTTTTCAGAAGTTGAAATCAGAAATTGGTGCTTCCAAGTCTTTCAAGGTCTTGCATACATGCACCAGTGTGGATATTTTCATCGTGACCTAAAGCCAG AGAATTTGTTGGTTTCTAGAGACATAATCAAAATTGCTGATTTTGGTCTTGCACGTGAAATCAGTTCACATCCTCCATACACAGAATATGTCTCAACACGCTG GTATCGTGCGCCTGAAATACTTCTTCAATCATACCTGTATACTTCAAAAGTTG ATATGTGGGCGATGGGTGCTATAATGGCCGAGTTGTTCACCTTACGTCCTCTTTTTCCTGGTGCCAG TGAAGCAGATGAAATCTACAAAATCTGCAGTGTATTAGGTACTCCAACTAAGTATACGTGGTCTGACGGGCTTAACCTTGCAAGATCTATAAACTACCAATTCCCAAAG GTCCCTGGTGTGCATCTGTCTTTGTTGGTACCATCAGCAAGTGATGATGCAATCAACCTTATTACA TCTCTCTGTTCATGGGATCCTTGCAAAAGGCCATCGGCTGCTGAGGCCCTTCGACATCCTTTCTTTCAG AGCTGTTATTATGTTCCACCCTCTCTTCGTCCCAAAGCAGCTGTGTCTGGAACTCCTCCATCTG TTGGGGTGAAAGGAACATGGGAACAGCAATCACCTAGGAGATTCTCTGGGTTTCTACCTAATGCAAAGCTCACTGGCAATCATTCTACTCTGAAGGCAAATGCATCTTTGGGCACAG GTGTGCAACGCAAGCTGGAGATGGTTAATCAG GATCTTAATAAGAATGATAAATCCTTGAAGAGCTTTGCCAAACAACCAAGGTATCGACCACCAGGAAGAAAGAGTCCAT TTGCCACATCCATCAACAAGGATAGGAATGCCATTGGAGCTTCAGATGTAGCGGAGAAGTTGGCAAATGTTACAATTGGAAATCGGCGGCTGAATGTTGGGCAAATAAGGCACTCTGAATATAAAGGCTGGGGTTCTGTGGACTGCGGATTTTAA
- the LOC107946807 gene encoding probable methyltransferase PMT21: MKHKDGKYHSQPEKPFKIVPATLLVIVLCGFSFYLGGIFCSEKSRLEGKSVQDVSKTASSPKEPAVDPLQIKSMAFPECSADFQDYTPCTDPRRWRKYGSHRLTFLERHCPPMSERKQCLVPPPDGYKPPIRWPKSRDECWYRNVPYNWINKQKSNQNWLRKQGEKFLFPGGGTMFPRGVGAYVDLMQDLIPEMRDGTVRTAIDTGCGVASWGGDLLDRGILTVSLAPRDNHEAQVQFALERGIPAILGVISTQRLPFPSNSFDMAHCSRCLIPWTEFGGIYLLEVHRILRPGGFWVLSGPPVNYENRWRGWNTTVEEQKSDYEKLEGLLTSMCFKMYAKKDDIAVWQKSSDSSCYNKLAEPDVYPAKCDDSLEPDSAWYTPLRPCVVVPKPELKKSALESLPKWPERLQVAPERISNVPGGSSSALKHDDGKWKVRAKHYKKLLPALGTNEIRNVMDMNTVYGGFAAAVIDDPLWTMNVVSSYAANTLPVVYDRGLIGTFHDWCEAFSTYPRTYDLLHLDGLFTAESHRCDMKYVLLEMDRILRPKGYALIRESSYFIDAIASIAKGLKWSCRREDTEYGVAKEKLLVCQKKLWYSASGSSR, encoded by the exons ATGAAGCATAAAGATGGAAAATACCATTCACAACCTGAAAAACCTTTCAAGATTGTCCCTGCAACATTGCTTGTTATCGTTCTATGTGGGTTTTCTTTCTATCTTGGTGGAATCTTCTGTTCTGAGAAAAGTCGACTAGAGGGAAAGAGTGTGCAGGATGTTTCCAAGACTGCTTCTTCTCCTAAGGAACCTGCAGTGGACCCCCTTCAAATCAAATCCATGGCTTTCCCGGAATGCAGCGCTGATTTCCAGGATTACACTCCATGCACTGATCCCAGG AGGTGGAGGAAGTATGGTTCGCATCGGCTTACTTTCTTGGAACGCCACTGTCCTCCGATGTCGGAGAGGAAGCAATGCTTGGTTCCACCTCCTGATGGGTATAAGCCACCTATCAGATGGCCAAAGAGCCGTGATGAATGTTGGTACAG GAATGTGCCATATAACTGGATCAATAAGCAGAAATCTAATCAGAACTGGTTGAGGAAACAAGGAGAGAAATTCCTGTTTCCTGGTGGTGGTACTATGTTCCCTAGAGGTGTTGGTGCATATGTTGATTTGATGCAAGATTTGATCCCTGAAATGAGAGATGGCACGGTTCGAACTGCTATTGATACCGGTTGTGGG GTTGCAAGTTGGGGAGGCGATCTATTAGATCGTGGGATTTTGACAGTTTCTCTTGCGCCGAGAGATAATCATGAAGCTCAGGTGCAGTTTGCATTGGAACGAGGAATACCTGCAATTCTTGGTGTAATTTCTACCCAGCGCCTTCCTTTCCCTTCAAATTCGTTTGATATGGCTCATTGCTCAAGATGCCTTATCCCATGGACTGAATTCG GTGGAATATATCTCCTTGAAGTTCATCGCATACTCCGGCCTGGTGGTTTTTGGGTCTTGTCCGGACCTCCTGTAAACTACGAAAACCGCTGGCGAGGATGGAATACAACTGTGGAAGAGCAGAAATCTGATTATGAGAAGTTGGAGGGCTTGTTGACTTCGATGTGCTTTAAAATGTATGCCAAGAAGGACGATATTGCTGTGTGGCAGAAATCTTCAGATAGTAGTTGCTACAATAAGCTTGCTGAGCCAGATGTCTACCCTGCCAAGTGTGATGATAGTCTTGAACCAGATTCAGCATGGTACACTCCACTCCGCCCGTGTGTTGTAGTCCCAAAGCCAGAACTTAAGAAGTCAGCTTTAGAGTCCCTGCCAAAGTGGCCAGAGAGGTTGCAAGTCGCACCTGAGCGCATCTCAAATGTTCCCGGTGGGAGTAGCAGTGCTTTAAAGCATGATGACGGCAAGTGGAAGGTCCGAGCCAAGCACTACAAAAAGTTACTCCCTGCACTTGGGACCAATGAGATAAGGAATGTTATGGACATGAATACAGTTTATGGAGGTTTTGCTGCAGCTGTTATTGATGATCCCCTGTGGACCATGAATGTGGTGTCTTCCTACGCTGCCAACACACTGCCTGTGGTCTACGATCGGGGTCTTATTGGAACTTTTCATGATTG GTGTGAAGCATTTTCAACATATCCTCGAACATATGATCTCCTTCACCTTGACGGCCTCTTCACAGCTGAGAGCCACAG GTGTGACATGAAGTATGTACTGTTGGAGATGGACCGAATCCTGCGACCCAAGGGTTATGCATTAATACGGGAATCAAGCTATTTTATTGATGCAATAGCCAGCATTGCCAAGGGATTGAAGTGGAGCTGCCGTAGAGAAGACACCGAATATGGTGTAGCCAAGGAGAAGTTATTAGTTTGCCAGAAAAAGCTCTGGTATTCCGCTAGCGGCAGTTCAAGATGA